The nucleotide sequence AGAtcaggtgtggaaaaccttttgtcctccagatgttatttatCTACAACTCCCGTTACCCCAGCCATTGGACATGCTTATTAgggctgaagggagctgtagttcagcaacctctggagggcccaaggttcTCTGTTCATGATTTAGATAAAACCCTTCCTTCTAGAGAAGAATCCTCATAGTATAAAGTAATGTCACCATTGCCAGTTGATAAAGGAACTGTTTCCAAAATCAGTTTGCAGCTGCCCTTTAATgaagaattatttattttgttataatttCCAGAGGGACAGCTGTGTTAGGCTGGTGCACCAAAACCaataaagagtcttgtggcagcaCAAGGACTAACAAATTCATTATAGCATCAGCTTTCATGGACCAGAATCCACTTAAGCAGATACATGAAGTGCAAGAGTGGGGAATCTGCTGCTGATCTGCAATTCCCATCCTGCCCGATCACAGGGCatattggttggggctgatgggagttgcagcccactggttccccacccctgctgaagTGCAATCCCCAATTGGCGTGGATGTGTGCATTCATGGGGGTGGGGACTGAAAGAAGTTAGTCCAACAGAAATGCAAAAGGACAGTGATAATAACGTAAAAGCATAGTAAGTATTATAACAATTAACAAGGCTGCATTGACAAAAGCTTAAACACCCCATCCTTGGTAGGTGCCACcagactctttgttgttttcaTTATCGTGCAGTTTAAACACTGTGGTGATGTATGACAGAAACAGGCCGAGAATCTTAACAAAATTAAGCAACAGTGCTGTGGATAGCAACTCAATATGATGTACAAGAACAGATTTCGTTCCAAAGCTAGGCAGTTGCTTTAACATAACATGAAGAAACACAACAGTAGCAGGTCTACAGGACACAACCTTTGCCTGTATACAATTTTTTACATTCATATGTTACGAAGTAATACACAGTCAAGAcatgtttgcatttccatcaCAGTACAATTTTGATTCTTCAAACGTCTTCACAAGTTGCAATTCTCTCTAGACATCTTGGTTTAGAGATCCTTTTGCTTGCTCCTATGGCCTTTGCTTCTGGCATATGCCATCACATTTTGCAAAGATCCAATTCTGTAGATAGTTTAGGCAGAGCCTCATCCTACTCGAAGCAGAACAAAATACAGACTAAGTGTGCAACTCAAGTGTATATATTAAAAATTCACAAAAATAGCAGTTCCTTGGTTTTGCAGGTGTCTCCATTTTTCCATGTTTCTGCTCACCTTTTATTCACAGATGTCCATGTCCACTTAAGTTCTTGCAGTGATGTGGCTATATCAAACAGCACGAGCCATAGGAAACATTTGCCTCCATCTTCATTCCAGATGGAGCAGTTTTTCTAGCAACTTACCTCTAACTCTGTTGCATCGGTCAACAGTAACTATGCTGATGTACCAAAAGCACTGCAAGGCACTACTACAAAAAGTCAAAGTCATGGTTCTATTGCAATATTTACACTGAGATTCATGTTGCaaaaatagataataaaaattCAGGTAGCCAAAAATAAACCCATTTCTCCTTCTGGCTTGGATGATTCCATGACTGCCAAAGAATTATTTGGAAGAGTACTGGCCTCTGATGCTAATTCCATTTGATTATTTGCACAATATGGTTTCTTAAGTTTTTATTAAAAACCACATATGGAACTTCTTACTTCTGCATCTGTATCTGACCTGCATAGATAAACTCATTCTCAAGCTTAGACGAAACCCCAACAAACTGATGAATACGTTCTTTGGTCATAATACAGTTTACAACAATATCCTGACCTCCCTATACTAAATGATAGCTTGTGGATTCATTACAAaatagtgagggggggggaagggaacaTAACCCCCCCCGGGCAAATCATTTATCATCATTCTGACAAAAAAAGGACAGAAAATTGTAATAGCAATTTCTATCAATTATGGAAACGGCAGCCATTTTACAATACTTAATTAGGAGTAACTAGATGTCACAAAATAAAACCTGATAGAACCGCAGGACTTTCTTCAGGTCTGCCAAGAAGAAATCAGCTCCTGCATCAGATAGGTCATTGACATCAGGCAAGAACAGATTTGCTTTATCAGACGTAATCAAGTTATGCGACAGAAAGTGTACACCAATTTCATTACAAAAGCTTACCATTTTCCTGTTAACATACTTTTGAGCTTTTGCCATGTGTCCAGGATTTTGGTCCTTCTTGCAAACACGTCTTGGCAACAGTGAAGACCAAACTATAGTAGCATTTGGGAATGCTCTTTTAAGAATGCCCAAGTCATTTTTCATGGATATAATGAGAGACACGTTATCATTGGGAAGTAGATCATCTTCTCCAATATGAATTATTATAAGGGATGGAGAAGAACGGTTAAAATAAATTTCATGCAGAAGAGGCACGAGCTGTTCCCACTTCATTTTCTGTATCCCATGCCAATACAGATGTGCTCTTGAAACAGAGATGCCTAACTGCAATCCATGTGGTAGACTGTTAGCTCTCTTCTTTGATGCCACGATCACAGAATTGCCACATATCCAGATTTCCTTTGGGGGAGGTTGCTGTCCTCCAGCACCTAAAAGTAAAATGCCACATTAGTTCAACTTCTTCAGATTGACCCCTGCACTAGCTTACTGTTCTCCCATCCTGAAAGCGCTAGTACTAAAAGCTTAAAGACTGAAATTTAAAATCTATAAACATGTTAATATGCTAGAAAATTTGATCAGCATTCTCGCAAGACCAAAATCAAGAGACCAACCTAGCTGCACTTTTGAGAAGACAGAAGTCCACTAATATGCATCAGAATTAAAACATTCGCAGAAGCCTGTTAAGACAACTGACCCGAGGAAAATCCACTAAGAGGATCAAGGATGGGGTAGGGTAAACAGTGCAGCTGAGCTCAGCACACaaggaaacacacaaaaaaggatACCCCCCCTTCAGCTGTAAGCACTGGTTTTCAGGAACAGGTGACAGGACTATCACTGCCATGGGTCATGAAAAGAGCTGGCCTGCAGAACCAGTCTCAGCACCACTATTCCTTCCACTATGAGCAGCAGTCCAGATGATATGCAGGCAGGGAAGACCACAGGAGCTGAGTGATCTTGACAGCTGCACTCACCCCCTTATCAACCTGAGGCTAAAGTGTACCTAGCTGTAGCAAATGCAGCTCAATCTGACCTGAATTGAAGAAGGTGcaataaagtgtttttttttcctcacCAAGAAAGGCCATTAAGCTGCTTTCACAAGAATAAGCATTCTGGGGCAATTTCCCCCATGAGGAAAGGCCACACCAGAAACTAGCAATTAGAGGCAATTTGGCATGCCTCATCTTCTTGCCATCCCAGAATTTTAGCATGGCCAAAAGATGGTAATCTTATGCTGCAATCCTAGCATACATGCTAAGGAGTAACGCCCACTGGGCATATGGAACTGACTTTGGAGTTAACACGCTTAATTTTGTCTTGTTAAACTACATTTTACATATATAAATGgcagagaaaggagaaagagataGTGCATTTGTATTCTGTTTGCACAGTTCAATGAACTCTGTGCAGTTTTAATAGATTATCTCGCCATTGCAATTTTCACAAACACATCTGTATGAACCAAAATTCAGGTTAACAGAAAAGATGCAcatctctttattttttttaaagagtcaaaCCCTTCACTTAAACCTCTCCTCCATCAGCAAACAAATACTGCAAGTATTGACAACTGCGGGTGATCAACTGCATTTTTCCGTACGATTAATACAAATTTTTATTAGGTAAGAGGGGAATCAGCATGATTAATCTACTTACCTCTGTGATCAGACCAATGTCATTTAGATTGAAGGAGGATATAATCAACCACAGCAGCAAGAGTAGGAAGATAGCAAAATTCAGTGAGTGGTGAAAATAGTCAAGAGCACGGAGATAGCCATTTGAATGGCAGGTGGTgcttgagaggtttttttttaagtatcaaaACTGCAGTGACATAATGCAGTAGATTCTTTTTGGCTCCATTAGCTTCAAAATCCGTACACAGAGAAAAATAAGGGGCACAAGTCGCAATCATTACGCTTTGACATCTGTGGAATGTGAATTATACCTACCACCTGTAACTTAGTTCCATAGAAGTTTTGAAGAAAAGCACCAGAGAGGAAAAAGA is from Lacerta agilis isolate rLacAgi1 chromosome 2, rLacAgi1.pri, whole genome shotgun sequence and encodes:
- the LOC117041079 gene encoding uncharacterized protein LOC117041079, which codes for MEPVKRPSDDSVVVPGTPENKMAKEPNPKDSPPNPSLMKALEAVLIAGRRGLLGPEAMAAAGSTPELNPGGSNGVAPPAVDPPQGLNPIPCLAGGGKKKKAVNEMRTSVITAVQQVMGAGGQQPPPKEIWICGNSVIVASKKRANSLPHGLQLGISVSRAHLYWHGIQKMKWEQLVPLLHEIYFNRSSPSLIIIHIGEDDLLPNDNVSLIISMKNDLGILKRAFPNATIVWSSLLPRRVCKKDQNPGHMAKAQKYVNRKMVSFCNEIGVHFLSHNLITSDKANLFLPDVNDLSDAGADFFLADLKKVLRFYQVLFCDI